The Coccidioides posadasii str. Silveira chromosome 3, complete sequence genome contains a region encoding:
- a CDS encoding uncharacterized protein (EggNog:ENOG410PFDE~COG:S~BUSCO:1229at33183), translating to MDGVDTVDVSWLHHSQKDNLVRTKSASSRPSPKATPLPLAPAAEGTPKPQQGGEVKDGTSLSSTAKSTPILVRQSSKSKKDKDAPTPIDTKPLPPSLTTPIPIGHKPSNARPTASRRNSWISNLSSKFSSGSTPPAQSHMKDAPSNSRLQAHSPRTESLNPFGAAYSPKDSEREIQSGSFGSHSPKNPSFFHNAFRKLASSGGGLGRTAAHGGSICERRVMNIDRDRDRCKIPELNQAKLRRVAFCVDVEIAGVSRRADSDEDIKSKAGKSQVNGTESSKSSQKKDAKVAEKAEGVALKAAQHTPPSPSLSGMDDTGPVQDGWGKSPAKEMTRKQEKKKKSEEERKERKERKRRLAEESGSVPLHFDMSDPGNSSSPHRFQRGQDQPTTDPVRIYRRCCQLRETGILKKLVEQISSPSSSLAESPGTVGVLDLTGFAMSFQDIVTFSDWLAIVPVRKLILQDCGLTDEAVRVILAGLLSTKTVEAARLARGSKRSKKTDRLVKEEKFGAIEKLSLKDNPKIGPEGWRHVSLFIHMSRSLRGIDLSGIPFPSPPPPSNSPTSVSRPTGPSASIATVFSRALAERLAKNRLEELVISECCPSTEDLEKICDAAKTIGLRRLGLANNNLTREGLRHVIKYFNAGHCEGLDLGGNDLNDHLDLLTAAFQKTIPLTALSLADCSLVPKTLANLLQALIVLPNFRFIDLSHNQELFTIQPDSLATLRRYLPKLPELRRVHLADVDLTSEKAIAIAEILPDCPKLCHISVLENSAIEALAAAKDATTQEEACALYASFMAAVRVSKTMIAVEIDVPTADNNEIVKALASQIVAYSLRNLERGELAEQLSSAADGQISEKDAVPIPDVLAHLVGHGDNEEANGTVDDANLAPDEDYVIGGSGVVKALGVCLGNTDYGGVEAIGDLSPPPSGASTPLRRLSHVRVNKKPRDMSKNLLNAARRIRVRLQPALVREDKAGNDLNYRRLLFLDGTLQRMIQRFEDEFPDTRLPAEMSSGTDAGPATEFSLPSSDQADKNSDVDEGAGLCQSPENGVIENDDADRYAVRLSRTSSNTSLHSRALTSEEGRVLRLGQRLSHDVLNSELDNGDGTISRSPPNIAELQKKLEQLRSSESDPQLALHMREGSYEGQSLRGLRSASLEDLVELQRHDPDALAEFKEDQIVALINAGIRSRGD from the exons ATGGACGGCGTTGATACTGTTGATGTGAGCTGGTTGCATCATTCCCAGAAAG atAACCTTGTCCGAACCAAGTCTGCATCCTCTCGACCGTCTCCCAAGGCCACCCCTCTCCCACTGGCCCCGGCCGCGGAAGGGACCCCGAAACCACAGCAGGGAGGAGAGGTCAAGGACGGCACATCCCTGAGTTCGACCGCCAAAAGTACACCGATCCTCGTTCGCCAGTCTTCCAAAtcaaagaaagataaagatgCTCCGACTCCAATTGACACTAAACCGTTGCCACCCTCGCTTACAACTCCTATCCCGATTGGCCATAAGCCTTCGAACGCGAGGCCTACCGCTTCGAGACGAAATTCATGGATATCTAATTTGAGCTCCAAGTTCAGCTCCGGCTCAACGCCTCCCGCGCAAAGCCATATGAAAGACGCCCCCAGCAATTCCAGATTGCAAGCACACAGCCCACGTACGGAGTCACTGAACCCGTTCGGAGCTGCGTATTCACCAAAGGATAGCGAGAGGGAGATTCAGTCAGGCTCGTTCGGCTCCCACTCCCCCAAGAATCCTTCGTTCTTTCATAATGCGTTTCGCAAACTTGCATCTAGCGGTGGTGGATTGGGCCGGACGGCCGCCCATGGAGGGTCTATCTGTGAACGCCGGGTCATGAATATCGATCGCGATCGCGATAGGTGCAAGATTCCGGAATTAAACCAGGCAAAACTACGTCGCGTTGCGTTTTGCGTTGATGTTGAGATAGCTGGGGTCTCTCGCCGCGCTGACTCCGACGAAGATATCAAATCAAAGGCTGGGAAAAGTCAGGTGAATGGAACCGAGTCAAGCAAGTCCAGTCAAAAGAAGGACGCCAAGGTagctgaaaaagctgaagGTGTGGCTCTTAAAGCTGCACAACATACACCACCCTCTCCGTCGTTAAGTGGAATGGATGACACCGGACCAGTACAAGATGGTTGGGGCAAGTCTCCGGCCAAGGAAATGACGagaaaacaagaaaagaagaagaagtcgGAAGAAGAGCGCAAAGAACGAAAAGAACGAAAGCGGCGACTGGCAGAGGAGAGTGGCAGTGTTCCTCTGCATTTTGACATGAGCGACCCTGGAAACTCGTCATCTCCACATCGCTTCCAACGTGGTCAAGATCAGCCGACTACGGATCCTGTGAGAATCTATCGCCGTTGCTGCCAGCTGCGAGAGACTGGTATACTGAAAAAGCTTGTTGAGCAAATCTCCTCACCCTCGTCATCCCTTGCAGAATCTCCGGGCACTGTTGGCGTCCTAGATCTTACTGGATTCGCAATGTCCTTTCAGGACATTGTTACCTTCAGCGATTGGCTTGCGATTGTACCTGTCCGCAAGTTGATACTACAGGACTGCGGGCTAACTGACGAGGCCGTTCGGGTTATTCTGGCGGGTTTATTGTCTACAAAAACCGTTGAAGCCGCCAGACTTGCAAGAGGCTCTAAACGCAGCAAAAAGACAGATAGGCTAGTGAAAGAGGAAAAGTTTGGCGCAATCGAGAAACTATCGTTGAAGGATAATCCCAAAATCGGCCCTGAGGGCTGGCGCCATGTAAGCCTTTTCATTCACATGTCTCGCTCGCTCAGGGGAATCGACCTCTCCGGAATCCCGTTCCCgtcaccaccaccgccaagTAACAGCCCGACATCCGTGTCGAGGCCTACCGGTCCGTCTGCCAGTATTGCGACAGTGTTTTCTCGGGCGCTAGCAGAACGACTTGCGAAGAATCGTTTGGAGGAACTTGTTATTAGCGAATGCTGTCCTTCCACCGAAGATCTGGAGAAGATCTGCGATGCCGCCAAGACTATCGGTCTTCGAAGGCTTGGCCTTGCAAACAATAATTTAACAAGGGAGGGTCTTCGGCACGTCATTAAATATTTCAATGCTGGACATTGCGAAGGTTTGGACTTGGGTGGCAACGACCTGAACGACCATTTGGACCTGCTCACCGCTGCGTTCCAAAAGACTATTCCGCTCACAGCGCTCAGTTTAGCGGATTGCTCACTCGTTCCCAAGACTCTCGCCAATCTCCTTCAAGCGCTGATAGTATTGCCTAATTTCCGATTCATCGACCTATCGCAtaatcaagaactatttaCTATACAACCCGACTCCCTTGCAACTTTACGGCGATACCTACCGAAGCTCCCAGAACTGAGACGCGTGCACCTTGCTGATGTAGACCTTACTTCCGAGAAAGCAATAGCTATAGCCGAGATTTTGCCCGATTGCCCCAAGCTTTGCCATATCAGTGTCCTTGAAAATTCGGCGATCGAGGCATTAGCTGCCGCCAAGGATGCTACTACCCAAGAAGAAGCCTGTGCTCTTTACGCCTCGTTCATGGCTGCAGTTCGAGTATCAAAGACTATGATTGCAGTGGAGATTGACGTTCCTACAGCGGACAATAATGAAATCGTCAAGGCGCTAGCTTCGCAGATAGTCGCTTATTCCCTCCGTAACCTCGAAAGGGGCGAACTTGCGGAACAGCTGTCATCCGCAGCAGACGGCCAAATCTCAGAGAAAGACGCTGTCCCAATTCCAGATGTCCTCGCCCATCTTGTTGGCCATGGCGATAATGAAGAAGCTAACGGTACCGTTGACGACGCGAATCTTGCCCCTGACGAGGATTATGTAATTGGGGGTAGTGGCGTCGTGAAAGCTTTGGGAGTTTGTTTGGGAAACACAGATTACGGTGGAGTGGAAGCCATTGGCGACCTGTCCCCTCCACCCAGCGGCGCATCGACCCCGCTGCGTCGTCTCAGCCATGTCCGTGTTAATAAGAAACCGCGAGATATGTCCAAGAATCTTCTAAATGCAGCGAGAAGGATACGTGTGCGGTTGCAGCCGGCTCTTGTTCGTGAAGACAAGGCCGGCAATGATTTGAATTATC GACGTCTTCTATTCCTTGATGGCACGCTGCAAAGAATGATTCAGCGGTTTGAAGACGAATTCCCGGATACACGTCTCCCAGCCGAGATGAGTTCGGGTACAGATGCCGGCCCTGCTACTGAATTCTCCCTCCCGTCATCCGACCAGGCCGATAAGAACTCCGACGTTGACGAAGGAGCTGGCTTGTGCCAGAGCCCAGAGAATGGCGTCATTGAAAACGATGACGCCGATAGATATGCCGTCCGCTTATCGCGTACTAGTTCCAACACGTCTCTCCACTCTCGGGCCTTGACCTCCGAAGAAGGCCGTGTGCTTCGCCTAGGGCAACGTCTGAGTCACGACGTGCTCAACTCTGAACTAGACAATGGCGATGGAACCATCTCACGATCGCCGCCGAACATCGCTGAGCTGCAGAAGAAACTGGAACAACTCCGCAGCAGCGAGTCCGATCCGCAATTGGCACTACATATGCGCGAGGGTTCGTACGAGGGGCAGTCTCTCCGAGGACTGAGGTCCGCTAGCCTTGAAGACCTGGTGGAGTTGCAGAGACATGACCCCGATGCTCTTGCGGAGTTCAAGGAGGACCAGATTGTGGCGTTGATCAATGCAGGTATAAGGAGTCGTGGGGATTGA
- a CDS encoding uncharacterized protein (EggNog:ENOG410Q5D2), with the protein MPFPNIPVDLFECILDHLTPSDLVALTQVSKLFNAFIVPRLYFHTVLKIDSLEHKSVKEDQPNYEVWLEALRGLVSNSQKQCESVHKLTICGEYAFGENKSKHGIDRTIVSSRSQNIQGAVSSLVNFLLEMALPKMAQLIDIEWLSGFRPSNRIFEELSLCPLRSLSFNAGLMVNYHVQENMFRYASLNLQRLDWDGIESLRLFNLNDLESIGFIARVIRHAGGQLKDLQFHFSLPFPRDKEQDIPPLDATAWLLGELGQAPQPRQLQALGIYESGKVDLTFLFHIFDVSVLEHFTFMPHWGDFSETSAVWSELHKREVKLKSVMADHQGEGMEAYFSSFEGLRELFLQYVETNLAVSPLCARHWSTLRTIFLPHNQHAMEDLGAIIQNCTGLKELGMMLYTSSIHAIYKLFEQSRLQSVFFYTSSPDPNPNRPVHNAEIMSPKNFIKRFVEYFAGSPRRQRPQNFSTFYHGLKRISYHDSLWVMTPTSEVFIEGSTYDYIARGNHPKRVKIHDTGMIATVREVNQFVLNEFREKGVRLLPVRVQWSKYRGDKTVERLIDYLITKHPERTAHPYAQANRFVEPRLRY; encoded by the exons ATGCCCTTCCCAAACATTCCAGTTGATCTGTTTGAGTGCATACTGGACCAT CTTACGCCGTCGGACTTGGTTGCTCTTACTCAAGTCTCAAAGCTGTTCAATGCTTTTATAGTCCCACGGCTATACTTTCACACAGTACTTAAGATCGATTCACTTGAGCACAAGTCAGTTAAGGAAGACCAACCCAATTATGAGGTTTGGCTGGAAGCTCTTAGAGGACTCGTGTCAAACTCACAAAAGCAATGTGAGAGTGTGCATAAGCTCACTATCTGCGGAGAGTACGCTTTCGGAGAAAATAAGTCAAAGCATGGGATTGATCGAACCATAGTTTCCTCTAGGTCACAAAACATCCAAGGAGCTGTATCCTCTCTCGTTAACTTCCTGCTGGAGATGGCGCTCCCAAAGATGGCCCAGTTGATTGACATAGA GTGGTTGTCAGGATTTCGGCCCTCGAACAGAATCTTCGAGGAACTATCGCTATGTCCGCTAAGATCTCTTTCCTTTAACGCCGGGTTGATGGTTAACTATCACGTCCAAGAAAACATGTTTCGCTATGCAAGCTTGAACCTTCAAAGGCTTGACTGGGATGGAATCGAGTCTCTGCGCCTTTTCAACCTCAATGACCTCGAAAGCATTGGATTCATAGCTCGAGTAATTCGACATGCAGGAGGCCAACTCAAAGACCTTCAGTTTCATTTCTCACTACCTTTCCCTAGGGACAAAGAACAGGATATTCCTCCACTTGATGCCACTGCCTGGCTTCTTGGTGAACTTGGCCAGGCTCCCCAGCCAAGGCAGCTCCAAGCACTAGGCATATATGAATCCGGAAAGGTCGACCTTACATTCTTGTTTCATATCTTTGATGTTTCAGTCCTTGAACACTTCACTTTTATGCCTCACTGGGGTGATTTTTCAGAAACTTCCGCAGTGTGGAGTGAACTGCACAAACGTGAGGTTAAATTGAAGTCTGTTATGGCTGACCACCAGGGGGAGGGAATGGAAGCTTACTTTTCATCCTTTGAAGGACTGAGGGAGCTGTTCCTGCAATATGTCGAAACAAACCTGGCTGTTTCCCCCTTATGTGCCCGACACTGGAGCACTTTAAGGACAATCTTTCTGCCCCATAATCAGCATGCCATGGAAGACCTTGGGGCTATCATCCAGAACTGCACTGGTCTTAAAGAGCTTGGTATGATGCTTTACACGTCAAGCATA CACGCCATCTACAAACTCTTCGAACAAAGCCGCTTGCAGTCGGTATTCTTCTACACAAGCTCCCCAGATCCAAACCCAAACCGACCCGTCCACAATGCTGAGATAATGTCCCCAAAAAACTTCATCAAACGCTTTGTAGAGTACTTTGCAGGCAGCCCACGTCGGCAGCGCCCACAAAACTTTTCCACCTTCTACCATGGCCTCAAAAGGATCTCATATCATGACTCCTTGTGGGTAATGACGCCGACCAGTGAAGTGTTCATCGAAGGGTCCACTTATGATTACATAGCTCGGGGTAATCACCCGAAGAGAGTCAAGATTCACGACACAGGCATGATAGCCACAGTTAGAGAGGTGAACCAGTTTGTGCTTAATGAGTTTAGGGAGAAAGGTGTGCGCCTGCTGCCGGTCCGTGTTCAATGGAGCAAGTACAGGGGTGATAAGACCGTCGAGAGGCTTATCGACTATCTCATAACGAAGCACCCGGAACGGACTGCGCATCCTTATGCGCAGGCAAATCGCTTCGTGGAGCCGCGGTTAAGATATTAA